AGCTGTTCTACATACCCTCGTTCAAGATCTACCGCGGGGTGGCGGGGCTCTACGACTACGGGCCGCCTGGGTGCCGCGTCAAGGCCAATGTACTTTCCTTCTGGCGCCAGGTGACTCCCGCGATCTATCTCCAAATGCTCTGATTTTTCTGTAGTTTCATCTTACCTACTTAGTGTAGTTGCTCTGCATCAAGGATTATGGTATGTGCGGCCTTCAGGTGTGGAAAAAATGGTTACTTTTGTATTGATTATGTGTATAATGTTCTATTACCTCTGGAATTTGTATAAAAATCTGGATGGCAACGATTTCTATTAGGACAGAAGTGTTGCATTAGTCCCATTTCAATTGTGTATGCATTGGTGACCTAATTGTATCAAAACTTTTCTCATGTCAGTTACTAAGTACGAATTGTAAAATGTTCTATGGAAAACTACAATTTTGTAGCCTCATAGTTATGACTAAAGGTTTACCCTTGGATGCGATTTCCTAGTTTTTAGTGGAAGCTGCCTATATTTAGCTATTTTATATATTTCATATTGGAATAATCCACCGAGTGAGTTAGTTGATGATATTATTATCTTCTGCCATTGTTTTGCTAAGGATTTAATCATCTCAATTCTTAATTTATTTCCAGCACTTTGTTCTGGAAGAGAACATGTTGGAAGTTGACTGCCCCTGTGTCACGCCTGAGATCGTCCTGAAGGCATCAGGCCATGTTGAGAAGTTTACTGACCTCATGGTTAAAGATGAGAAGACGGGCACATGCTACCGTGCTGACCACTTGTTGAAAGATTTTTGCAAGGAGAAGCTTGAGAAAGACCTTACCTTGCCCCAAGAGAAGGCTGATGAATTTAAGCGTGTTCTTGCCATCTTGGATGACCTCTCAGCAGAGGAGCTTGGTGCAAAGATTAAGGAATATGGCATTGTTGCCCCTGATACAAAGAACCCGCTTTCTGATCCCTACCCATTCAATCTTATGTTCCAGACATCTATTGGGCCTACTGGTCTTAGTGTGGGGTAAGGAGATCACCATTCCTGCTGTacttatcttttttttttgtgttcATTGACTAAAAAGGATCAATTTTGTGTGGGAACATAGGTATATGCGACCAGAGACTGCCCAGGGCATTTTTGTAAACTTCAAGGACCTGTACTACTACAATGGCCAAAAGCTTCCCTTTGCAGCAGCTCAAATTGGGCAGGCTTTTAGAAATGAGGTTTGTGTTCTTTGTCCCATTTTGTTTGACATTCCTTTTTAATAAATGTTTAGTACTCCCTCTGTTCCAAaatgtaggtcgttttggcaaatctagatacatagcttttgctatgcacctagataaacattgtgtctagatacatagcaaaaattatgcatctagatttgctaaaacggcctacattttggaacggagggagtactagTCATTTCTATCTTATGTCCAATTCGCCAGCAATTGTGGCGTGCTTCGGTTACTCTTTGTGATTTAGATATGATTGTTCAGTGCATAAACTTTGTTCTTAAATTGGTTTTTAGTTACATGATCAATCTAGATTCTGAACTAATTTGTTTTTATAGATATGCTGGGTGGAATTAGTGCTTTCTATAGTTTCACAGTACATTTGTTACTTACTGTAGAGTTGGTGACACATCTGAAGAGCAGTTATTGGCTTTGTAATCAGCTAGatgttccttttttttttgtctaCTCACTATGTTTAGAACCTGAAAATCAGATCTCGCCACGACAAGGACTTCTCCGAGTGCGTGAATTCACATTGGCAGAGATTGAGCATTTTGTGGACCCAGAGGATAAATCACATCAAAAGTTTGTTGATGTTTCTGATTTGGAGTTCTTGATGTTTCCAAGAGAGCTGCAACTCTCAGGGGAGTCAGCCAAGTTAATGAAGCTTGGGGACGCAGTTTCAAAGGTTTGTATTTTCTGGCAATTTTTTCTTGCCAATTTAGTCTCTTTTCTTTCGTTCTTTTGTTTATATATGTTGTTCATATGCTTGATACTATTTCTAATTTTTCACTCTATTATTCTTAACAGGGAACTGTTAATAATGAGACACTTGGTTACTTCATTGGAAGGGTCTATCTTTTCCTGACACGCTTGGGAATTGATAAGGGTCGGCTGCGCTTCAGGCAGCATCTACCTAACGAGATGGCCCATTATGCCGCTGACTGTTGGGATGCTGAAATAGAGTGCTCCTATGGGTGGATAGAGTGCGTGGGTATTGCTGATAGATCTGCATATGATTTGCGAGCACACTCTGTAAGCTTACTGCATCTCTTTCACACCCCAGATACATCTTCGGAAACTAATTGTAGTCCTTATCTGTTGCTGTTGGAACTGGAGATGCTCATTTCATCTTTAAACTACCCTTGCTAAATGAATTTTGTATCAGCGTCCACTGTTTAGTATGCAAGTGTGCTACTAATGCTGACATGCTTGGCTGCTTGCTGTCTCACAGGAGAAAAGTTGTGTCCCACTTGTTGCTCATGAAAAGTTTTCCAAGCCTAGAGAGGTTGAGGTGAGATATCATATCCAGTTCTCCAGTTTTCCTCTGTAGCTACATCTTGTTTTTCATGATTTACATCTGTGATGTCTTTTCTTGCCCATCAAAGCACATGGAAACTACCGTTTTGAATGCCATATTATATATATAGACTTTGTATCTTTATACTTGTTATTTCTGGCATTTACCTGTGCTTATATGTTTGCTGATGTTCATTATTGCAGAAACTTGTCATAGTTCCCTCAAAGAAAGACCTGGGGCTTGCTTTTAAGGGCAGCCAAAAGATGGTCCTTGAAGCATTGGAGGTAACAGATCTTGTCCTTGTCTTTTTATATGTTGCTGCTAGCTTTCTAATGTCTCCCCTCCCTGATTGGCTACTTTATTTGCTGGTGACAGGCTATGAGTGAGAAGGAAGCTTTAGAGATGAAAGCTGCCCTAGAAACCAAGGGGGAGACAAGCTTTAAAGTTTGCACACTTGGAAAAGATGTAGTGATTACCAAGAAGATGGTGTCAATCAGCATGGAGAAGAAGCTGGAACATCAGCGAGTCTTCACCCCTTCGGTCATTGAGCCATCATTTGGCATAGGCAGGATCATCTACTGTCTGTTCGAGCATTCATTTTACACAAGGCCAAGCAAATCAGAAGAAGAACAGCTTAATGTCTTCCGGTTCCCTCCTCTAGTGGCTCCTATCAAGTGCACTGTGTTCCCCCTGGTGAAGAACCAAGAATTTGATGATGCTGCCAAAGTGATTGCTAAAGCATTAACAACTGCTGGTATATCACACATTATTGACACTACTGGTACGTATGATAGTGTCTTAAATACTGTCACTATTATTTCTATGTGATGCTACCATGATGGATGATGGCCTTTATTTGGAACATATTAGTATTACATGATATCGTAGGATGCACAAACATGTAAGCTTTTGTTTTTTGGTCTGATTTCTGGCAGCTATATCCATTGGGAGGAGGTATGCGAGGACGGATGAGATTGGTGTTCCATTTGCTGTAACAGTTGATTCCACAACAAACGTGACTATCCGGGAGAGGGACAGTAAGGAACAGATCCGGGTGGACATCAACGAGGTCGCATCCGTGGTGAAGCAACTGACAGAAGGCCAAAGCACCTGGGCCGATGTTTCTGCAAAGTATCCCGCCCATGTTGGCCCCCAAGGTGACCAGGAGTAGAAATTCTGGCCACCACAATGTCCAGCCATCTCTCAAGAAGTCTTCTTCATTCTCCAATTGCCCAGAATCTGCTAGCTGAACACAGCTATTTTTGGTATTGACGCAATCCAGCAAGGCAGTTTTCCCCTCATACATACATGATAC
The Panicum hallii strain FIL2 chromosome 6, PHallii_v3.1, whole genome shotgun sequence genome window above contains:
- the LOC112896291 gene encoding glycine--tRNA ligase, mitochondrial 1-like, with product MVFMRFRPQLIFSSLPRSIPKPRTPPTATLAAAAARRRHHTAAVATSMAATSEDALRRALAERQAAVDAQAEAVRALKAGGGASKADVDAAVEALKALKVEAGAAARRLQQAVGAGAGGAAREELRQAVVNTLERKLFYIPSFKIYRGVAGLYDYGPPGCRVKANVLSFWRQHFVLEENMLEVDCPCVTPEIVLKASGHVEKFTDLMVKDEKTGTCYRADHLLKDFCKEKLEKDLTLPQEKADEFKRVLAILDDLSAEELGAKIKEYGIVAPDTKNPLSDPYPFNLMFQTSIGPTGLSVGYMRPETAQGIFVNFKDLYYYNGQKLPFAAAQIGQAFRNEISPRQGLLRVREFTLAEIEHFVDPEDKSHQKFVDVSDLEFLMFPRELQLSGESAKLMKLGDAVSKGTVNNETLGYFIGRVYLFLTRLGIDKGRLRFRQHLPNEMAHYAADCWDAEIECSYGWIECVGIADRSAYDLRAHSEKSCVPLVAHEKFSKPREVEKLVIVPSKKDLGLAFKGSQKMVLEALEAMSEKEALEMKAALETKGETSFKVCTLGKDVVITKKMVSISMEKKLEHQRVFTPSVIEPSFGIGRIIYCLFEHSFYTRPSKSEEEQLNVFRFPPLVAPIKCTVFPLVKNQEFDDAAKVIAKALTTAGISHIIDTTAISIGRRYARTDEIGVPFAVTVDSTTNVTIRERDSKEQIRVDINEVASVVKQLTEGQSTWADVSAKYPAHVGPQGDQE